Below is a window of Limnochordia bacterium DNA.
GCCCTGTATTGCCAACTGGAGGATGCTGTTTTTTAATTCCTGTGGTGTCATTCTTTGGCACCTCCCAAAAGTGCCGTGATTTCGGCAAGTACACGGTCAATCTCCGCATTCAAAGATGCCCGTTTCTCCTCATATCGCTGAATCAGATCCATCGGGTCAAGAATCTCTTCCTCCTCATGGGGATAGCCGCACAGGTCGAGGTTATAACCAAAATCATCTGTAAGCTGTTTTACTGTGTATTTCTTCGCCTTGTCGAAGCCGTCTATATTGATTTCCTGTCTGTTATTCCACCATTCAATAACGGGGTCAAAATGCTCTAACTTCATTGGCTTTGTCTTGGAGAAATGCTTGTAACCCTCCGGCATATCCAGACGGTAGTACCATGTTTCTGTGGTAGACCCTGTACGGTCAAAGAATAAAATGTTTGTAGTTATTGATGTGTAGGGAGAAAACACGCTGCTCGGCAAACGGATTATAGTATGCAGATTAAATTCCGATAGCAGTTTCTTTTTGATGGCAACCTTGGCATTGTCAGTGCCGAACAGAAATCCGTCCGGGAGAATAACGGCTGCACGACCGTTTTTCTTAAGTCGATACATGATAACAGACATAAAGAGATCTGCTGTTTCGCTACTTGCAAGGTCAGCAGGAAAATGATTCTTAACATCCGCTTTTTCGCTACCACCATAAGGAGGATTCATTAAAATAACATCAAACTGATCATCCTCGGTATAATCTAATACATCCCTTAACAAGGCATTATCATGATATATATTTGGCACATCCAACCCATGAAGCAACATATTCGTTATGCACAGCATATACGGAAACTGCTTTTTCTCAATGCCATAGATAGAATTAGCATATTCGGCTTGATCTGCCGTGGTTTTAACCTGCGGAGCCAATTCCTTTAGCCAGCTTGTGATAAAGCCGCCGGTACCGCAGGCAAAGTCCGCCATCTTCTCACCAATCTTTGGCTTTATCATTTTTGCCATAAAATCGGTTACTGCACGAGGTGTATAAAATTCACCGGCAGAGCCTGCACTCTGAAGTTCGCGAAGGATTGATTCATAGATTTCGCCAAAAGCGTGGCTTTCCTCATAATCGCTTAAGTCGAGTTCATCGATAACATTGATGACCTGACGAAGCAATACACCATCCTTCATATAGTTGTTGGCGTCCTCAAAAGTAGTTTTAACAATAGATTTCTTAAGAGGAGTATCTGGTGTAACATTAAGATTCTTCAATGTGGGAAACAGGGTATTGTTGACAAAGTTCAGCAGAGTATCGCCGGTCATAGCTTTGCCGCTTTTATCATCCGCAGCCCAATTTCTCCAACGGCACTCTTCCGGAATGATGGACTGATAATTATCATCATCTATTTCCCAGTCATCTTCTCTGGCATCATATATCTTTAAAAACAGCATCCATGCAAGCTGTTCTATCCGTTGTGCATCACC
It encodes the following:
- a CDS encoding type I restriction-modification system subunit M, which produces MSSLSNFVKRIRDIMRNDAGINGDAQRIEQLAWMLFLKIYDAREDDWEIDDDNYQSIIPEECRWRNWAADDKSGKAMTGDTLLNFVNNTLFPTLKNLNVTPDTPLKKSIVKTTFEDANNYMKDGVLLRQVINVIDELDLSDYEESHAFGEIYESILRELQSAGSAGEFYTPRAVTDFMAKMIKPKIGEKMADFACGTGGFITSWLKELAPQVKTTADQAEYANSIYGIEKKQFPYMLCITNMLLHGLDVPNIYHDNALLRDVLDYTEDDQFDVILMNPPYGGSEKADVKNHFPADLASSETADLFMSVIMYRLKKNGRAAVILPDGFLFGTDNAKVAIKKKLLSEFNLHTIIRLPSSVFSPYTSITTNILFFDRTGSTTETWYYRLDMPEGYKHFSKTKPMKLEHFDPVIEWWNNRQEINIDGFDKAKKYTVKQLTDDFGYNLDLCGYPHEEEEILDPMDLIQRYEEKRASLNAEIDRVLAEITALLGGAKE